The genomic stretch GATGCTATTTTAGCTTATGAAAGTGCCTTGGGAATATTTCCTAATGAGGCCTATCCAAAGATGATGTTGGATAAAATTGACGCGAAAATCAGACGTGAGTCGGTAGTGAATTTGGTAATAACTCCTGAGATTATTAGTTCCGGAATTGAGAAACGATACACTTTTAGACCCATTGATTATCGTGATAGGAAGGATAACTACATTTTGATAGAATTGAAAACGCTTAGCGAAACTCGAATGCGTGTGTTTATCAATTTTGGTAAAGATGATATGAAGAATGGAGGCTATTCCGTGAATATGGTGCAGCGCGATGGTTATACCAAGTATTTTGTTCGTCTTAATAGACAATTACGTTGGAAAAGCGAAGATAATAACTGGATTAGCTTACTTCCTGAAGGTGGCGATTTGGAAGTGAATAAAATTCAGATTTCTAGAGACGAGAAAAGCAATTAGTATAAGTTTCCTTTCGTTTCGATGGAACGTAGCAACCCGTCATCTCGACAGAGTGCAACGACGGAGATATCTCTTTGTTTTATGTGATGAATCCTGTTGAGATTCCTCTCTACGTTCGGAATGAAGGAACGGCTGATTTTTATTTTAATTTCTCAGCAAGTATCATACTCGCATTATAGCCATCAATAGCAGAGGAAACAATTCCGCCTGCATAACCGGCACCTTCTCCAACAGGAAATAAGTTTTCTATTTGAATATGTTCCATAGTCTCTTTGTTACGGGGAATCCGTAAAGGAGAGGATGTCCGCGATTCTACGCCCAAAATAATCGCTTCATCTGAATAATAACCGTGCATTTTATTTCCGAAAGTTTGAAAAGCTTCACGCAATCTGTTGCTTAAAGCAGAAGGTAATATCTCGTGTAGCGGAGCCGATTTAATCCCCGGAATATAGGATGTGTTTGGTAAAGTGTTAGAGAACTTCTTATTTACAAAATCCACCATACGTTGAGCCGGTGCTGTTTGATTTTCTCCTCCGGAAAGATAGGCTTGATATTCCAGCTCTTCCTGATATTTTAATCCGGCAAAAATTCCGTATTTTTTGTAGGCTTCTAAATCCTCTTGCTTAACGCTTACTACGATGCCTGAATTGGCAAAAGGAGAGCTTCTGTCGGCATTTGACATTCCATTAACCACCACCTGATTTGGAGCCGTTGCGGAAGGAACGATGATTCCACCGGGACACATGCAAAACGAAAAAACACCTCGGTCTTGAGCCTGACAAACCAGGCTGTAACTGGCTGTTGGTAAGAGTGGGTTTTTAATAGGAGAGTGGTATTGTATGGAATTTATGAGTTGTTGAGGATGTTCAATCCTAACACCCATTGCAAAATCTTTTGCTTCGAGCTGAATGCCTTTTTTGTGTAATAAATGATAAATATCTCTTGCGCTATGACCAGTAGCGAGAATAACAGCCTCAGCTAAATATTCTTTTCCATTCTGGTCAATTACCCCAAGGATACGATTGTTTTTAAGGATAAAATCACTCAGCTTTGTTTCAAAATGAACTTCTCCACCACCATTCAGAATGCTTTCACGCATATTTCTAATGATATTTGGGAGTTTGTTAGTTCCTAAATGAGGATGGGCATCGATAAGAATATCGGGATTGGCACCATGCTGAACAAAGACCTCTAAAATTCGTTTTACATTTCCTCTTTTGGAGGAGCGAGTAAAAAGTTTTCCATCAGAAAAAGTACCTGCTCCGCCTTCTCCAAAACAGTAGTTGGATTCAGGATTTACTATATGATTTTTATTGAGTAAAGCAAGGTCTATTTTCCGGTTGCTTACATTTTTTCCGCGTTCAAGAACTATTGGTTTAAATCCTTTTTCTAGAAGTCCAAGAGCAGCATAAAGTCCGGCAGGTCCGGCACCAATTACCAATACATTTTTCGCATTGGGTTTTACATTATAAGCAATAGGATTTTCTATTATTTCTTCTGGTTTATCAAAAAGAAAAACCTCAAATAATAATTGGATTTTTATGTC from Bacteroidales bacterium encodes the following:
- a CDS encoding FAD-dependent oxidoreductase, producing MRKEVTLRLSPEEAENTSDYKLYLAKQLRQKPKQIKAFKLIRRSIDARKKDIKIQLLFEVFLFDKPEEIIENPIAYNVKPNAKNVLVIGAGPAGLYAALGLLEKGFKPIVLERGKNVSNRKIDLALLNKNHIVNPESNYCFGEGGAGTFSDGKLFTRSSKRGNVKRILEVFVQHGANPDILIDAHPHLGTNKLPNIIRNMRESILNGGGEVHFETKLSDFILKNNRILGVIDQNGKEYLAEAVILATGHSARDIYHLLHKKGIQLEAKDFAMGVRIEHPQQLINSIQYHSPIKNPLLPTASYSLVCQAQDRGVFSFCMCPGGIIVPSATAPNQVVVNGMSNADRSSPFANSGIVVSVKQEDLEAYKKYGIFAGLKYQEELEYQAYLSGGENQTAPAQRMVDFVNKKFSNTLPNTSYIPGIKSAPLHEILPSALSNRLREAFQTFGNKMHGYYSDEAIILGVESRTSSPLRIPRNKETMEHIQIENLFPVGEGAGYAGGIVSSAIDGYNASMILAEKLK